A window of the Thiomicrospira microaerophila genome harbors these coding sequences:
- a CDS encoding oxidoreductase, with translation MITENPLRHSLIDFENLSQQIRRYWLKPEQPFNYQAGDYIMLGFDPADLKPFSIANAPSANGLLELHIRYDQASPWMQQLFSLEKDSSLYSSSAKPQMQLHPESSLNLFIAGGTGLSPMKALLEARIAEGLTLPTKLYMGARQAEELYLNQAMQQLADNTPLLEYIPVISEQESYSGFKGLVHEVAIQQNPQLSDASVYLCGAWAMTQKAKQDFIDAGLNVRNFFH, from the coding sequence ATGATTACAGAAAACCCTCTACGCCATAGTTTGATTGATTTTGAAAATTTATCACAACAAATTCGACGTTATTGGCTCAAACCTGAACAGCCATTTAATTACCAGGCGGGCGACTATATCATGCTTGGTTTTGATCCTGCCGACTTGAAACCCTTCTCGATTGCCAATGCGCCGTCTGCCAATGGCTTACTCGAGTTGCACATACGTTATGACCAGGCTAGCCCTTGGATGCAACAGTTGTTTTCACTAGAAAAAGACAGTTCACTCTACTCCAGTTCAGCCAAACCTCAAATGCAACTACACCCAGAAAGCTCGCTTAACCTTTTTATCGCAGGTGGAACTGGACTTTCTCCAATGAAAGCCCTACTGGAAGCACGCATTGCTGAAGGCTTAACCCTACCAACTAAACTCTATATGGGCGCACGTCAAGCAGAAGAACTCTATCTCAACCAAGCGATGCAACAACTGGCTGACAACACACCCCTGTTAGAATATATTCCAGTAATTTCTGAGCAGGAAAGTTATTCAGGTTTTAAAGGCCTAGTTCACGAAGTCGCAATTCAGCAAAATCCGCAGCTAAGCGATGCCTCCGTTTATCTCTGTGGCGCTTGGGCGATGACGCAAAAAGCCAAACAGGATTTTATTGACGCAGGTCTCAATGTGCGGAACTTTTTTCACTAA
- a CDS encoding LPP20 family lipoprotein, which produces MKIKLGLVAIMLVFLSACANKQKLEQAESAQACEYQPGVKAPQWYCDPQYEGGLAAVGEAAPNPAGDNNMQRTVAMGNARDDLARQMEVEVKNMLENWTRTTGTGEAQTYEANIANVSRQVANQTLNGSNQLARWVAPDGTLVLLVGVKDQGSLRNSIKTSLRNEDALWQQFQSQQALQALDREIDKMLDNR; this is translated from the coding sequence ATGAAGATTAAGCTAGGATTGGTCGCGATAATGCTGGTGTTCCTGTCGGCTTGTGCAAACAAGCAGAAACTGGAGCAGGCTGAAAGCGCGCAGGCTTGTGAATACCAACCAGGTGTGAAAGCGCCGCAATGGTATTGTGATCCGCAATATGAAGGTGGTTTGGCTGCAGTGGGTGAAGCCGCGCCAAATCCGGCCGGTGATAACAATATGCAACGCACGGTGGCAATGGGCAATGCACGCGATGATCTTGCCCGCCAGATGGAAGTTGAAGTTAAGAATATGTTAGAAAACTGGACTAGAACTACCGGAACGGGCGAGGCACAGACCTATGAGGCGAATATTGCGAATGTATCCCGACAAGTAGCCAATCAAACGCTAAATGGTTCTAATCAGTTAGCTAGATGGGTCGCACCAGACGGCACACTGGTGTTGTTGGTGGGCGTTAAGGATCAAGGTTCGTTGCGCAATAGCATTAAAACCAGTCTGCGTAATGAAGATGCATTGTGGCAACAGTTTCAAAGTCAGCAAGCACTTCAAGCCTTGGATCGAGAAATCGACAAAATGCTTGATAATCGTTAA